A DNA window from Opitutales bacterium contains the following coding sequences:
- a CDS encoding ribbon-helix-helix protein, CopG family yields MRTTINISEALLHELKQKSAEENRNLNAVIEEALRVGLNPSQTPTKEFKVKARKLGVKAAYRGMSMNQLYDQIEVEEYLKKLMQ; encoded by the coding sequence ATGAGGACTACAATCAACATCAGTGAAGCACTCCTCCATGAGCTGAAACAAAAATCGGCCGAGGAAAATCGAAATCTCAATGCGGTAATCGAAGAGGCACTTAGAGTGGGACTCAATCCATCCCAAACACCGACTAAAGAATTTAAGGTTAAAGCGCGCAAGTTGGGCGTAAAAGCAGCCTATCGTGGAATGAGCATGAATCAGCTCTACGATCAGATAGAGGTCGAAGAATATCTTAAAAAATTAATGCAATGA
- a CDS encoding glutamyl-tRNA reductase, giving the protein MYHPVDWANQRRSDFGTDREGHVFGGGYTLKKGQPIHLVAWGATHKTAPEELRERLAVPEDKLTEAYECIQSGTSAHECMLVNTCNRIEIYAVGKTKKLASDLAHNYADYRGLAIDDINGHGFHLHNHEAIQHLFSVASGIDSLMIGENEILGQLKNSYSHAQQINALGPVLNRVVQKSFQQAKWARTHTGIAKGQTSIGMVCVELANRIHGNLKYSRILVLGSGEVAEKTVEALHGRGARDITISSRTYANARRLAGAFGGSAIEFQHFRDKLINFDIIISSTSANETVIKHADIEKALKKRGGLPYFLIDLAMPRDVDASLSELDDIYLYDLTDLANIANENLKSRMEEVERLRFTLAAKAEMLWKSIHQRFRR; this is encoded by the coding sequence ATGTATCATCCTGTCGATTGGGCCAATCAGCGGAGATCCGATTTCGGAACAGACCGAGAAGGACATGTCTTCGGTGGAGGTTACACATTGAAGAAAGGCCAGCCCATCCATCTGGTGGCCTGGGGAGCGACACACAAAACAGCTCCTGAAGAACTGCGCGAACGCTTGGCCGTTCCTGAAGACAAGCTCACCGAGGCCTATGAATGTATCCAATCTGGCACCAGCGCTCATGAATGCATGCTGGTAAATACCTGTAATCGTATAGAAATCTACGCAGTGGGTAAGACGAAGAAATTGGCTTCGGATTTAGCTCATAATTACGCCGATTACCGGGGCTTGGCCATCGACGACATCAATGGCCACGGATTCCACCTACATAACCACGAAGCCATCCAACATCTTTTCAGCGTAGCTTCGGGTATCGATTCCTTGATGATTGGGGAAAATGAGATTTTGGGCCAGCTCAAGAATTCCTACTCTCACGCTCAACAGATCAATGCCCTCGGCCCGGTGCTCAACCGCGTCGTCCAAAAGAGCTTTCAACAAGCCAAATGGGCCCGCACTCACACCGGCATTGCCAAGGGACAAACCAGTATCGGTATGGTCTGCGTGGAATTGGCTAACCGCATTCATGGAAACCTGAAATATAGTCGTATCCTTGTCCTCGGCAGCGGAGAAGTCGCCGAAAAAACTGTTGAAGCGCTTCATGGCCGGGGAGCACGAGACATCACAATCTCCAGTCGCACCTATGCTAATGCGCGCAGACTCGCCGGCGCGTTCGGAGGTTCAGCCATCGAATTCCAGCACTTTCGGGATAAACTGATAAATTTCGATATTATCATATCCAGCACGTCGGCAAATGAGACTGTCATCAAGCACGCGGACATCGAGAAAGCGCTCAAGAAACGAGGTGGGCTGCCATACTTCCTCATCGATCTCGCCATGCCTCGTGACGTGGACGCTTCGTTGTCTGAACTTGACGATATCTATCTTTACGACCTCACCGACCTGGCAAATATCGCCAATGAAAACCTAAAGAGCCGCATGGAAGAAGTCGAACGTCTCCGCTTCACTCTGGCGGCTAAGGCCGAAATGCTCTGGAAGTCGATCCACCAACGATTCCGTCGCTAA
- a CDS encoding PIN domain-containing protein, with product MIIPDANLLIYAYDTASPYHRKAKTWWEHTLSQPEPVGIPWVVLIGFTRIITHPQICENPYSVEEAENVVSSWFDMPQTQMIRLSNHAWRQFFGLLKEAGIGGNLTTDATIVLHAMEHSATVHTNDLDFQRFSGIRMVYPLND from the coding sequence ATGATTATACCCGACGCCAATCTGCTCATTTATGCCTATGACACCGCGAGCCCCTATCACCGCAAAGCCAAGACTTGGTGGGAGCACACGCTATCACAGCCCGAGCCCGTCGGTATCCCCTGGGTTGTCCTGATCGGTTTCACACGCATCATCACCCACCCACAAATCTGTGAAAACCCCTACTCTGTCGAAGAGGCAGAAAACGTTGTAAGCTCGTGGTTTGACATGCCACAAACTCAGATGATTCGTCTTTCGAATCATGCCTGGCGTCAATTTTTTGGCTTACTCAAAGAAGCTGGCATAGGCGGCAACCTCACAACCGATGCAACCATTGTACTCCATGCTATGGAGCACTCGGCAACGGTTCACACAAACGATCTAGATTTTCAAAGATTTTCAGGGATTAGGATGGTTTACCCCCTCAACGACTGA
- a CDS encoding DUF2470 domain-containing protein, which yields MVSHMNDDHADSVLLYVDAYSDVKGASAARLVSIDAAGMDIQASVDGRDVAVRIGFEKRLETAKDAHLTLVSLSKRARRN from the coding sequence ATGGTCAGTCATATGAACGATGACCATGCTGATTCGGTGCTGCTTTATGTAGATGCTTATAGTGATGTGAAAGGAGCCAGCGCGGCTCGACTGGTGAGTATTGATGCTGCGGGTATGGACATACAGGCGTCCGTAGACGGAAGAGATGTTGCGGTTAGAATCGGATTTGAGAAGCGTTTGGAGACCGCGAAGGACGCACACCTGACTTTGGTTAGCCTGTCGAAACGCGCTCGCCGCAACTGA
- the ccsA gene encoding cytochrome c biogenesis protein CcsA → MLEGLSDEHAVLWLSTVMYAVTAGIALLRTVFRTRWVQAGAYILLWLAFGVQLAGLSIRGKIVGGCPLGNPFEITQFLVWSGVFLFLVTFPFVRLNLLGALVGASAAILSAVSLSVPSWDYEAQARLFGGNPWIELHAALAMFSYGMLGILALMSSMFLVQQYALKRKVNFPIASILPSVRELDILGSRLLIAGMSLMTLALGVGFLFWFQNADAISPTKLITTSIIWLAYIAVGVLRLRAQLAAKRFAQSTVLLFACIILSIGPISGDPISEQTEKDMSSVEVTH, encoded by the coding sequence ATGCTCGAAGGGCTCTCAGACGAACATGCGGTCCTGTGGCTGTCTACTGTGATGTATGCAGTGACGGCTGGGATCGCTCTCCTGCGCACAGTCTTTCGGACACGTTGGGTGCAGGCGGGAGCATACATATTGTTGTGGCTCGCCTTCGGCGTACAACTCGCAGGTCTGAGTATCCGTGGTAAAATTGTTGGAGGCTGCCCGCTAGGAAACCCTTTTGAGATCACACAATTTCTGGTTTGGTCGGGCGTATTCTTATTTTTGGTTACCTTTCCATTCGTCAGACTCAATCTTCTGGGAGCCTTGGTCGGGGCTTCGGCGGCAATACTCAGTGCAGTATCGCTGTCTGTGCCATCTTGGGACTATGAGGCACAGGCGCGTCTGTTTGGTGGCAATCCATGGATTGAGCTACACGCAGCACTCGCCATGTTTAGCTACGGCATGCTGGGTATTTTGGCCCTTATGTCTTCGATGTTTTTAGTCCAACAATACGCCCTCAAGCGAAAGGTCAATTTCCCCATAGCCAGCATCCTGCCATCAGTGCGAGAGCTAGATATCCTTGGGTCTCGACTGCTCATTGCGGGTATGAGCCTCATGACACTTGCTCTGGGTGTAGGCTTTCTTTTTTGGTTTCAGAATGCAGATGCGATCTCCCCGACAAAACTGATAACGACTTCTATAATCTGGCTCGCCTACATCGCAGTCGGAGTTTTGCGCTTGAGAGCCCAGCTCGCGGCGAAACGTTTCGCGCAATCCACTGTTTTGCTCTTTGCATGTATCATCCTGTCGATTGGGCCAATCAGCGGAGATCCGATTTCGGAACAGACCGAGAAGGACATGTCTTCGGTGGAGGTTACACATTGA